In Mercurialis annua linkage group LG5, ddMerAnnu1.2, whole genome shotgun sequence, a single genomic region encodes these proteins:
- the LOC130015559 gene encoding uncharacterized protein LOC130015559: MKAEIRDTRKYPKFHEDYGHETDSCRDLKAEIERMIDTGELRKFVARKEKGNDKGEKRSRDDKAKEKEDERPSKILGTIHMINGGGHSSSAIRRKQRREVMNIRETHMPPVIFHVEDYEHFKAPLNDALVVTTSIENWNIERILINEGSAVNLMTNVAYKMLGGTASRLRRVPIPLSGLGGPSINLLGAVTLEVVIGPERGINKKVMSLFNIVDMELTYNAILGRPFLHDSAAVTSIRALAMKIPTEKGVVMLRGDQNIAKQML; this comes from the coding sequence ATGAAAGCCGAGATAAGGGACACGAGAAAGTACCCCAAATTCCACGAAGACTATGGACATGAAACGGACAGCTGCAGAGATTTGAAGGCCGAAATTGAgagaatgatcgacacaggaGAATTaaggaaatttgtggcccgtAAAGAGAAAggcaatgacaagggagaaaagAGAAGTAGAGATGacaaagcaaaagaaaaagaagacgaACGCCCATCTAAAATattgggaaccatacacatgatcaaTGGAGGTGGACACAGCAGCTCAGCAATTAGGAGAAAGCAAAGAAGAGAAGTGATGAACAtcagagaaactcacatgccaccCGTAATCTTTCATGTTGAAGATTATGAACATTTCAAAGCACCCCTCAACGATGCCTTGGTAGTAACTACTagcattgaaaattggaacatagAGCGAATCCTAATCAATGAAGGAAGCGCAGTGAACCTTATGACAAACGTGGCGTACAAAATGCTTGGAGGCACCGCATCAAGGTTGCGCCGAGTCCCGATCCCactatcaggactcggtggccccTCCATCAATCTGTTAGGAGCAGTCACCCTCGAAGTGGTAATCGGTCCAGAAAGAGGAATCAACAAGAAAGttatgtcactatttaacatagtagaCATGGAGCTAACATACAACGCCATCCTCGGAAGACCTTTCCTTCATGACTCAGCTGCGGTGACTAGCATAAGAGCATTggcaatgaaaataccaaccgagAAAGGAGTAGTGATGCTGAGAGGAGATCAAAATATCGCTAAACAAATGCTATGA